Within Pseudomonas sp. LBUM920, the genomic segment GCTTTCCAACCTACCTGGTCTATTCACGCGCGCGCGATTCAGCCGTGTTGCAACAGGCCCTGGAATTGCTGCGCGGCGTGGTCAAGGCCGAAAGTGACTGGTCACAACGCTGGGACCCGCTGATTTGAATCACCCTGGACCTGCGCGCATGCTAGCCTGCGGGTGTTTCCTTTTGCAGCCTGACCGATGAACAAGAAAAAGTCCGTCACCATCAGCGACATCGCCAAACGGGTCGGCATGACCACCATCACCGTGTCCCGCGCGCTGAGCAAACCCGACCTGGTCAAACCCGCCACCCTGGCGCGCATCCTTGAAGTGGCGCGGGAGCTCGATTATGTGCCGAACGCTTTCGCCCGTGGGCTCAAGCGCAGTGAAAGCCTGATCATCGGCGTGATCACCGCCTCGGTAGACAACCCGTTCTACAGCGAAATGATCAAGGCAATTTCCCGTGAGGCCAAACAGCACGGCTACACCATCATGCTGGTGGACACCGACGAACTGGAAGAGCTGGAAAGCAAGGCCGTCGACACCCTGCTGGGCTACCGCGTGGCGGGGATCATCCTCTCGCCGGTCTCCGATGAGCCAAGCTACCAGCCCGATTACCTGGAGCGCCTGGGCAATGGCAAAACCCCGGTGGTGCTGCTCGACCGCACGCTTCACGACAGCCCGTTCAGCCGTGTAGTGCTCGACAACTACCACAGCGGCATCCAGGCCGCGCACTACCTGCTGCGCCAGACACCCGAGCTCAAGCGCCTGCTGGTGCTGACCGGGCCTGCGCATTCACGTATCACCGTGGAACGCCTCAAGGGCCTGCGCGAAGTGCTTGCCGACCATCCACATATTGAAGTTGAAGTGCAGGCCGGCGACTACACGTTGATGCCGTCGTACCTGCACACCCTCGATTACCTGGCCGAACACACGGCGCCGGACGCGATCATGGGCTTCAACCAGTTGATCACCCTCGGCGCATT encodes:
- a CDS encoding LacI family DNA-binding transcriptional regulator, with product MNKKKSVTISDIAKRVGMTTITVSRALSKPDLVKPATLARILEVARELDYVPNAFARGLKRSESLIIGVITASVDNPFYSEMIKAISREAKQHGYTIMLVDTDELEELESKAVDTLLGYRVAGIILSPVSDEPSYQPDYLERLGNGKTPVVLLDRTLHDSPFSRVVLDNYHSGIQAAHYLLRQTPELKRLLVLTGPAHSRITVERLKGLREVLADHPHIEVEVQAGDYTLMPSYLHTLDYLAEHTAPDAIMGFNQLITLGALRALRMHNIAHDSLTICGIDRLPFADIFGVPIACVAHDASLAGSSAVRLLLDRLQDPYKPRDKVVIAGVLENG